The nucleotide sequence GGGGTCTGTACCATGGCACGCATTCCTCTGCCTGGGACAGTTAAGCTTGGTCCATGTCTCCCCAGTGTGACCTTGGTGGAATCCAGGAGAACCCCAAATACCCCAGATTTCTAAGCCACAGAGCACTTCCCCCACCTCTCCTCTTGGTGTATGGGGGTTTCTCCCCTGCCCTATCATCTCCAAGCCCCATATTGTCAGTGGTGACCCCCTTGACTCGTCCCACTTTCCGCGCGGAGCCGCTGGAGGGCTCGGAGCAGGAGAAGGCCACCTACTCCCTACACAAGCGTCGGAAGATCCTGCGGCTGGTGAGCCAGTGGGTGCTGCTCTACGGGCGTCTGCTGCAGGGCGACCGCAGCACCATGGCCTTGCTGCAGGTACCACAGGGCCAGGAGAGAGCTCCCCAGCCTGCTTGTGCTGTGCAGCAGGTTCCCACAGGCACTGGGCCATGGTCATGCCATACTGAGTGCTGGGCACCTTCCTCCCACAGAGTCTTGCAGACTTGGCAAGCCAGGACCCTCGCCTGGGTGGGATGATCCAGGAGCAAGCACAGGACCGCCGGCGGCCCAGACCGTGAGTCCACTGGAGAAGGACGGGGATTCCCATCTGAAACAGAGCGTGGTTGTACCCCAGTGCCACCACTGATGTCCATGTGCTCTGGATCCTGCACCTCTGGAGGCCATAAggaattccattttctttgggGCTGAGCTTTTAGCAAGCCAGACAAGCTTGCAGTGCAAACATCTGACATTGGCATGGCACTGATAGCTCTCAGGCATCACTGGGCCCAGCACCAAGGTTTCCCACCACTAAGACTCACTGGTGCTTTGCGGTGCAGGAATATTCACTGGATACTGTTGGCACCCCATATCCTGGTGGCTGCAGGTTCTTCTCCAGTGTTATGCAGCACCTGATTCTGTCTGCAGCACCACGTGTGGTCTCCTGAGCTCTAATGCCACATTTACTCCTCTCTGTGCAGGCTGGAGAACGGAGATGGCAGTGTTTCTCCCCAGCCCAAGGTAAGGGACAGCCCTGCAAAGTGGTAGGTGCCAAGGTGGAGAATTGGAGAACTGGGTCCTTGCTGCCCTTCCCACCTCAGTGCCCCTGAAAGAGGGATGACTAGTGGGCTGGCAAAGGGGCCTGAAACAGCACCCTGCACTGACCTTCTCTCTCCCACCTTGACCCCAGGCTCGGAGCTCTGTGAACTGGTTTGCAAGCCAGGAGGAGGCAATTTTGAACAGTAGCTGTGCCTTAAGAGCTCAGGACAAAGGTACAGGTcatgcacacatgtgtgtgCTTGTGGGGACTGTCCCCGCTGGAGGGTGGCAGTCCCCTCTTCGATGGTTGCAAAAACCACAGTGGCTGCAGCCTGTGGTTCCCACTAAAATCCTTTCTCTCCTTAGTGCCCTATGAGATCTACAGACCTGACCACTCGTGCCTTATCACGGTGCTGCCTGTGAACGCTTCAGTGCGGGACATCCTCCGGTCCCTTACCCCCAAGCTCGGCCAAGACGGCGAGCACATCCTGGTGAAGGTTAATTCAGCTGGAGGTGAGCCCGATCTCCCAGGGCTGCCATGTCCTCAGAGTCTTTCCTCTCAACAGAGAGCTGCAAACGCACCGtgggctgctgctgtgtttctttccACCTGCAGGTTTTTCCTGTAGGGAGTGAAGGCAGCATTTGCACAGTGCTTGGCCAGGATCTGCCCTGTTCTCCTCCGCTCTTGGCAGGGCTGGCACCGGCTGTGCCAGGAGCTGGTCACCGGTCCCTCTCAGCTGTCTGCCTGGGAGCAAGCTGCATCCCAGCACCAACTGTCCTCTCTCCTGCAGATAAAGTGGGGCTGCAGATGGATGCTGTGGGGGTGTTCACATCGCTGGGGCTCAATGAGAGGCTCTTTGCCGTGAGCATGGAGGAGCTGTGCAGCCTGGTgagtgctgcagctgtgcaggaaGAGCTGACATGGCAGCTCACCTCAGGGGGAGTCCAGGGTTGGGCAGCACCGGCCTGGCATGCTGTGGACCCTaccccagctgcagcagcacaggggaAGGGTGACATTGCAGGAAGGGGTGGCCATCAGGTGCCAGTGCTCTCCCTAGTGAGGTTTGTGGCTGTCATGTCTCCTTAGTGCTCAGGGCTAGGGATGTTCATCCATCCCTCatcctcttccccaggcaggAGCTGTCCTTGTCTTCCCTGTTGCAGTTGCTAACTGCAGGAGGGTTGGGTATCTTCTCTCCTGTGCATAGATCCCCCATCCTGAGCAGCTGGGGCCCAGCACTGGTTCCTCAGAAACACTGGACCTCATCAGCTCTAAAGATCTGGCCAGCCATCTCACGGACTATGACTGGAACCTCTTCAAGAGCATCCACCAGGTAAGGGCAATGTGTGGCCTGGGGGAAAACACCTTCACCCTGTACCCTGGCTCTCAGGATGCCCATCCAGCACCCAGTGTGGCACCCCAGCTAGCCTCAGCAATGGCATTGGGCTCTGCAGGTGGAAATGATCCACTACATCATCAGGCCACAGAAGTTTCATGATGTGACCACAGCCAACCTGGAGCGAGTCATGCGGCGCTTCAATGAACTGCAGTACTGGGTGGCCACGGAGCTGTGCCTCTGCCCCGAGGTGGGCAGGCGAGCCCAGCTCCTCCGCAAGTTCATCAAGCTGGCTGCACAGTGAGTGCCTCGCTGCCCATGCCCCAAGGCATGGCAAGGGCACTTGCAAGGGCAACTTGATAGCTTCCCATGTGCTCTGACTGATTCTGCCCTTGTTTGCAGCCTCAAGGAGCAGAAGAACCTGAATTCCTTCTTTGCGGTGATGTTTGGTGTGAGCAACACAGCCGTGAGTCGCCTTGCCAAGACCTGGGAGGTAACTAGCCATGACAGCCCTCCTTTGGGCTCAGAGTGGCCCTGCAAAGTCCACCACACTCTGTCGTGAGAGATCTGTGTCCCCTGGCCTTGGCAAGGGGTGAAGGCGTTGGCCTGACCAGCTTGCTGGGGGTCCAACCCTATACCCCAGAAGCTTCGAGTGAGAGATCTGCTAAGGAAAAGGAGTGTATTACCCACTGAGCAGAGAGACAGGATCAGACAACATAGCTGGTTAGATTCAGCCCAGGGCCCAAATCCCACAGACCAAGGTAGAAGTCGGCTCCAAATCTACAGCTCCTAGTAAGTGTCCAGAGCAAGTGGGGTCTCAGAGCCTCGTACCCAGAGATAGTTGTTACAGGGGATGAAAACCAGGTGATCTCTGGAGATCTCGAAGGCATTACACTGGGATCCCAGCCTTCTTGCTGGTGGTGCCCAGGCTGAACCTCAGCCAAATACTGCCACCACCCATAGGCACATTCTCCTCCATCATGACCTTGTGGGAGCCACAGCTCTGAGGGTGGGAgagccagggtgctggggctgggatGTTCATGACCctctctctgcacagaggctgCCTCACAAGATCAAGAAGCTGCACTCAGCGCTGGAGCGGATGCTGGTGAGTTTGgccctttccctcccttcacCATTCCCACACAGAGGCTGAGCCAGAGCAGGCATGTTCCCATGCAGGCTTTGGGTAAGGGTTCAGAGGACCAGGGACCAGAGCAGGATTGGGTTGTGTGTCCAGAAAAGGGGGCAGGATCATCCCAATCTCCCCACACTTGCTGGGACTCCCTTGTGCCCTCACTTCCCAAAACACATGGGGTCACTGGGACAGACACACCAGGGAGACAGTGCCCCACCTTTCCCCCCAGGCTCTGAGACATGCTTGTTCAGGATATTGAAGGTCTCCTCTCCTACATATGTCCCTCCCTGGAGGCATTTTGCACCCAGGGCTGTGGGCAGCCTGCGGTTGGGGCTCTGTCTCTGCCTACCCCATGCTGAAATCCCACTCTGTCCTCAGGACCCCTCATGGAACCACAGGGTCTATCGGCTGGCTGTCTCCAAGCTGAGCCCCCCCATCATCCCCTTCGTGCCCCTTCTTCTCAAAGGTAGGTAACTCAGTTCTAGATGTGTGAGCACTGAGCAGGAGGGAAAGCAGGGCTGCAGGTCCTCTGTTGGGAGTGCACTGGAGGTAGTTTGGGCTGGGATTACAAGTAACCCTTAGCCTGCATCTAGCTCTCCCGAGTGTCTAGGTCCCTTTGGCACTGGGGCTGATGGGAAAGGCTCGAGTATCTCCTAGACCCAGATGAAGGGTCTTCATCCATTGGGCCCAAAGACTAGCCACAACCAGGGCACTGATCTCCATCCCATGGGGTGATCTTGCAAAACACAGCCTCTTCTCTGCATGGGACACTGCTTTAGGGAGGACCGAGCCTGTGGCTCCATCACTGCCTGCTCTTTGCAAGCCAAAAGTTGGGGTCATACATTATGGCCCTGGCCACAGCAACATGCAATCAGGAAGCCAAGCCCTGGGCTCACTCTGATCCCAAGATTTCACCCACAGATATGACATTCATCCATGAGGGCAACCGCACATTGGCTGAAAATCTCATCAACTTTGAGAAGATGGTGAGTCAGGTAGTTTTGCTCCCCCTTGGAGGGCAGGTCCCATCCCCTCCACCCTTTGAGGGCCTTGGGACCTGTCTGGCATCGTGTCTCTGGGATGTGCACCCTGCACAACCTCCATTTGGAGGCAGATCAAGAGCATCCATGTGGCCTTAGTGCAGTCCCCTAGGAGCTGGACCCCTTGGCCCTGTGCTTGTCAGAGAAAGGGGATGGTACAGCAGCACCCAGGACTGGCTTCCAGTCGCTGTCCTTCACAGAGGGCATGAGGCAGCCACATCCACTACTAAAGTCAGAGGGGACTGTGTTTTACCAGCCTGGGAGCAAAATGATGCCAAGTGGCAGGAAGTGACCTTTGTGAATTGCCCACAGCACATGATGGCTAAGACTGTACGCATCCTGCAGCGCTGCCAGGGCCACATGCATGGTGAGTGCTCACCCAAGGGGTCAGGCTGGGCTGGCATCACCCATGGGTGAGGGCAGTGAGTTGGGCAGGAGAATagggcagctctggggaggtgGCTAagcttcttctctctctctgtaccTAGCTCCAATCTCCCCACTGCGGAGTCGCTCCCCACACCGACTGGAGGACCCCAAAGCCGTGAGGATCTCCACATGTACGGCTTGAGCTTGATGATCCTCTCTGACTGCTGAGATAGGAGACTCCCTCTGCTTAGGGCTGCACATGACCAGATGAGGCTGGCCCAGGGAAATATGTGCCCTTGCCTGGTGGAGTCCCATGGGGACCCCCCCCAAGAGCATCAGCCTCATTGCAGTGGGAGAAAACAGGACTGGGTGCTTTTGGTGTCCAGGGATGGAGGCTGAGCTCCCTTTCCCTGCTGTTCTGAGCAACGTGAGTCTGTGGCTCACATGTTGCTAGATGGAGACACCAGTCTGCACCTTCTCACGCTGAAGGGAGACTCAGTCAGCATTTCCTACATGCCTGAGTGGTCTAACCACACTGTACGGCTCTGGCCATACGCAGCAGCTGGGTGCATCATTTTGTCCCTTGGTGCAAGTCTGTTCCTCCTTGCTCCTGCCCCTTCTCCCTTCAGCCCCACTGAGGTCCTAGAAGTGATGGAGGGGGTTAAATGAGCCAATTTAGAGGAAATGGAGGGGGATCAATAAACTAAGCAAGAGGTGACAGGGATTGGTGAGCTAAGCCAGAGGCGATGGAGGGGAATCTGCAAGCTGAACCAGAAGTGATGGAGGGGGATTGGCAAGCTGAGCCAGAAGTGATTAAAAGGGATCGGTGAAATGAACTGGAGGGGATGAAGGCAGATTGATGAGTCAAACCAGAAGCAATGGATGGAAGCTTGTGAGCTGAGCCAAAGGTGATACAGGGGGCTAGATGAGCTAAGCTGGTGTTGATGCTGGAGGCTTGGTGAGCCCAGCAAGAGATATTAGCCCGGCTTTGATTTCAGCTCTCTGTTACAGGCTCCGAGCAATCCCTGAGTGTGCGGAGCCCTGTCTCTACATGGGCCTATCTGCAGCACCTGAAAGCCATCGACAGTCAGAAGGAGCTGCTGCGGCTCTCACGAGACCTGGAGTCCTGACAGGGAAGGAGGGCCGGAGGGGACCCGGAGCAGGGATGCAGCAGCATGTCTGCTGGCAGCAAGGGTGGCCCTGCAGCTCCATTCCCGGCAGCGCAGGGCGCAGGGCTGCTTTGGAGCTGGCCGAGAGCAGCCCGCACTTGGTTACGCTGCTGACTGCAGGCGCCAGGCCCAGCGCCACAAGGCAGCACAGGAGCCCTTGTGGGCTGTGAGCAGGTGAAGGCCGTGGACAGCAGGGTCAGAGGCCCTCACACAGTGAGCAATAGAGGTATTTTTGTATGCAAGGCTGCACTCACCTTTCTCCTCCATGTTGCAATCTCACTCCATGGTACTAGCCACAcagtggggaagggaggagcCCTGGCTGCCTCGTGATGCTGCCTGCCCCAGAGGTGCTGGGGCTGGAAGATGCCCCTTCCTCAGTGAGGGGACCTGagccagagcttccctgtgGGCAGGGATTAGTACATCTAGCTCTGTCAGGATGAAGCCATGCAGGATGAGATCAGGGCCTCACtcgtgctgctgtgctgttgGGAGCTACAGCCACCCAGGGGATCTGTGGCTGCACATCGTGGTACGGTGACAGGGGGTAAAGCCCCTGGCACTGGCATGTGCACCATCAGCAGACAGGGATGGTGGCAGCACTGCAGCCCATTTTCGATGCTCCAGCATTGAAGGCTTGTGGAAACAGGCAGACAGTGATGGAGCTGGTCATAAGAGGCTCTGGAGCCAGTTGCAAAGGCTGGGGCAGAGGAGAGGATATGGCACAGTGAGCTCACTGGGCTCAGTACCTGCACAACTCCTGGGGACAGGGCACAGCAAACAGGAATATggaacagtgtgtgtgtgtctggaGTGTGCAGGAAACAAGTTTGCACACAGGAGTGCAAAGCCACTCCTGtgtcctgctgctctcctgtaTCTCACAAACCCTCTTGCCCTGTGTTAGCTCTATGACTCCATGCCCCAGAGGGGACCtacccttccctcccctccatccTGCTTGGTCCTTGGGATGTACTGGCTGCATCCTCTGTCCCCTGTCCCCAGCCTCCGGGAAGCTGCATGGCCCCAGCAGCCACAGAAGAGCATCTAGATTCCTCACAGGTTCATGGGGGCTCAAAACAGTGGTGTTGACTGCAGTGACACAGGGTGAGCAGGGAGCATGTCTCCACTGCAAGAACCAGCCTCTGTTTCTGAGCCATGAGCTAATCATGGTCCTCTCCATACTTTATTTCCCACCACGGACAGTAGCAAGAAAGTCACCCACAGCGGTGGCGTAGAACATAGAGCCAGCACAGTATCCATAGTGGAAAGATGCTATGATGGTATTGTGATGGAGCCTGTGACTTGATGCTTGTCCTGGTTTGCAACCAGGGGTGGCCAAGAAGGACCGTTAACCCTGCCAGGAGCTCACCACATCCAGGATGCAGGAAAAAGTGTGGCCTGGTTGTTTCTGTTGGTAATAATGCAATCTGGTGTTAGCAGGAAGGAGGAGTGCAGCTGGGCTGAGTACCCGTCAAGTTAAGCCATGCTGAGATCATAAATCTCCTTCGCACTGCTTGGGGCCAAGCTTGGCTGCTCTGGTCTGACCCTTCccaaaagcacaagcagaagATCAGGgaatatatattcaaatatgCAGCCTGCCCTTAGCTCCCAGAGGCAGAACCAAAAGACGCAAGGGATGAGGAACCCCATACCTCTCTCCAGAACATCTCTGGATGTGCACAGAGCAGATTTAGCGCTGAACTTCCAAATGCTGTTGCTCAGAGATGGCCTGAATGAAATTACAAGTTTCAGGGAAGATTGCTGCCCCAAACACTTTCCATGTTTGCAGCCACTGTGTCTTGGGAGGTGCTCTCAGCCCATGGTAGGGCATCATTTGGCCACAGATCGGAGCCTTACCGGGAGTACCAGGTAGCAACAGCATGGGGCCACCTGGATTCCAGGGCAGCAGGACAAAACCCACCCAGCCTTGCTCAAAACTCCCAGACATGTTACACCTGGACCCAACAGCCCAGGCATCACATGGTAGGAACCCCTGAGGTGGCATGTTTCCGCCAGTCCTTCCCAGTTAGCTACTGGGCAGTGGCATGATGACAAACCCAGGCAGACCAAACTGAGTGGTGGCGATGGTGTCAGTTTGCAGGATTACAGCCAGGGCCTCTTAGGTTTTTATGCAGTTCTGACTGTGCTTTAAATGACCTAGCTGCTTGATGGTTACAGCAGGGCCTAGCTGTATAAGGAGCAAGGTGCTCCTCTGCCAGCATCCATTTGGGAGCCCTGCAACCCAAACAGCTCAGCTGAGAACACTGCTAGGTCCTGGCCCCTGTGTTGATGTTTGCCTTGGCCCCACTCCATGTGTATGGAAGAAGCTGCCACCACTTCCCAGCACACCAACTGAGCCAGCACACTCCAGACCCTGCATGAGATGCTCACGCTCTATCAGCCCGTCCTTGCTGCCTGCAGGACATTGCAGAGCACAGGGATGGGGAAACACAGCAAACTCTCAGTCCCATCAGGGAAGGAGGTGGTGGTGTATCCTTCCATATACTGCACAGCCAGTAGCTTCCTGGAAGGCTTTGGGTCACGGCAGGGAGTTCAAAAAGGATTAGGGTACGAAGGACAAGAACACTGCTGCATTAACTGCTCTTTTTGATCTTGCAAATCAAATGAATGggttgcttaaaataaaaatccccaTCACACCTAAACAGTTTTTCAAGCAGTACAACCATCTAAGAGGTGAGAAACTGGTATTTGGGAGCTCTGGgaccagccccagcagcacttCCATCCCAGGATTCCTGTTTTTGCCCCAGTTCTTGTGCAAATCTCAGTTTCATGGTTATCCTATCCATGATCCATGACCCTGCCCAACCTGCATGCCATGAGGTAGCTGACAGGACAGTCCCTTTCTCCATGCTGTCCCACTTGTACAGTCATGCCTTGTAGGGACACTGGGGGCAGAGGTCTGGATCACTGTCACTGCCATAATTGATGTCACAGTTTTGTCCTAAGGATATGCTGTGGAAGGCCCTTGCCTCCACTCAGCGAGCACTGGTTGTTTCATGAGTCAGAAAAGTTTCCATGGTAGAGATGGAGCCCCTCTGCAGGTTGCAGGATGCAGGTTAACACTCCCTTGAGCAGCATAGGGATTGATCTGCCCCAGTCTGAGTCTGTGCTTTTGGCCTTTGGAgacctgcagagcagcacctCCGAGCAGAGCTGTACTCGGAGCGCAGCTGGCTTGGCTCTGCTCTGGCACAGTCAAGGACAGCCAGTGCAGGTGAGCATAGCGAGAGATGCCGAACTTATTCCTCCAGTTTATAGCTTTGGGACAGACCTACTTTCTGCAGAAGCTGGAAAAGTGCTGAGTTTGGCCATGTCCATTAATGTGACCTTCAGAGCGAAGCAATCAGCCTGAGGATATGCTGAATGTTTCTGCGGGTACGTGGCAGCAAAACAGCCCTGATCTCTGCTCTGCACCACTTCCAGTCTCTCCCACTTCCTCCCTGGTGCTCAGCATGTCTCTCTACTCTGACAACAGCTGCATTCCAGTAAAGGAAGATGTCTGCAGCAAGCAGTCTGGCTTAAAGAGCAACCACGGCCATGGGGAAGGACGCTATGGGGACACTCCAATATAAGGTGACCTGCTCCATCTGCCTGGAGATCCTGAGGGATGTGGACACAGTTTCTGCCATGAGTGCATCACCTACAGTGAGTGGGATGACAGCTTGACCACCGGAGCCTGCTTCTACACTGTGGGCACCCACAGTGCTGCACAGAGCTCCTGCCAGCTGCCTTCAGGCCCAGGCAGCTGGGCCTGGCCAACACTGTGGTGTGCACAGTGTGGCTAGCATGTGGGAGTCCCAGGGagatgctctgcaggaagccTGAGGAGCAACTGTTCCTCAGAGGAGGCCATTTGCCTTGCATGAGTGCTGGAAGGGCCAGGTAATGGGCAAAGTCCACATCACCAGGGGTACATTGGCTTCAAGCCACCTGAGGTGGCTTCTCTGTTCCTTGAGCCCTGGGTCAGGAAGAGGCACTGGGATGGCTCTGCTCCTTCCCAGATGCTAGTATGGCAGATCCAGCAACTTCAAAGGGCTTTTAGTGCCCCAGAGCCCTCAAGTGGCTCCGCTTCATTGAGAAAGTGTCCTGTCCCCACTGAGGGTCCTAGCCAggttcacacacacatacactccCCTGGGGCTGAGAAGCAGATCGGGGAGCTGTGTCAATGTCCCTGGGGACAAATTGTGGCCCCAGAGAGTCATGCTGCTCATCATTGCTGCTCCATGCAGCCCCGGCTCCCAGATCAACTAACCAGCCCATGTGGGACGTCCCAGGGGCCAAATGGGGCTTTGAGATATTGTAACCAGAGACATGTACTCCGAAGGTCTGCATAGGTCACACACTCATCTCCTCCTGGGGATTGGATGGGTCTACCCTGCAGGGATAAAGTGGCAATGACAAAGTTCTGAGATCCACAGGGTCGTGCTGCTCTCATGTCCTGCTGGCAGGAATGCCCCATGTCTGACTTGGAGCTCAGACATGGTGTCTGGAGGCCTGAACTCACCTCTCATCTCTTCCAAGATACAGCTGCAGGATGTTCTGGACATCCTAGGGAATGGTGGCCAAGGCACGAAGGTGCCCACCATCAGGGCACCCACCCGAGAAGGGTGCAAGCTACTGTGAGGCAAGCTGAGCATTGAACAGTGATGAGGCTCAGCACTTGCTCGCATGTCCAGAGTCCTGGGGACACACTGAGTCACTTCTAACCTCTCTTGTCTTTGTGTGGGAGCTGGTGGTTTTACAGCTGTGGGCCCAAACATATGGATCTGGTCTGGTCTGTGCAGTCCATGATCTTCTTGCCCTTCCCTTCCTGAGGATGTCCAGGGCCTTACAGGCACAGAGTGGCCTAGTCCACTGTCCTGCACATCCCTCCCTTGGAGCATAGCCATTGCAGGCCTGTCAGGAGGGTCAGGGATGTGCATCCCTTCCTGAGCCCAGCCTAAGGGACAGATGGACCCATGCTCTTCCACAGGGACTGCCGCTATCACTGCAGGACATATCCTGCACCCCACATCCCTTGACCCTTCGGTCTGTGCAGCCCTTGCCATGCCTGGAGagcacagccctggattcacaaACACAACAGGAGCCAGACTCTGCTCTGAAGATTTTCTGACCCAGTCTGGGCAGAAAAGGCCAGGCCTTTTTGGGCTGGGCAGTTGAGTACATGAGAGAGAGGGAAGACTCaggagctggctgtgctgctaCATGACTGGGCACAAGGTGGGGATGTGCTACCATTCACCATTCACCAGGCCCAGCCAGCCTGGTTGTGACACAAAATCATCAGGTTTAGTCCCATCCTGGCAATAGATGCTGAAGGGACAGATGGCACAGCTGGGCTGAGGGGCTGCAAAGGCAGGCAGACTATGGCCTTTGCTCTGAAGCCCTGGCAGAGGAATGAGGGCCATTGAGATTGGTCTTTTGTCTGGTATTCCCAAACTGTTCTTGGCCTCCTGAAGAGCTGACCCAGCATTCAGGAAGGACTGGATTCCCCAGGGCAGGGACCAGCCCCTGGGAAGGAGACAGGAACTCAGTAAAGTGCTGATTAAGGGGGAAAAAGTGGTTTCTACTTGAACAAATAGTAACAATAACCCTGCTAACATTTTCACAAGCTTTCTCAAGGCATTCAGCACCCTTCCAGGGGTATTCAGTAACTGCAATGGAGGTCTGGTGCACCAAAGCATCAAGACCCCCAAACAAACTTGCTGCCCAGTGGACACATTCCCACCATCCATGGTGGTTACATGGTGCAGAAGGTGGTGGAAGAGTGTCGGGAGTTCATTGCAGTGGAGCTTGCCAAGTGCTAGTGGGtgctggaagaggaggagatgcttACAGGTATGTTGGCAGTAGAGGGAGCGCAGGTCCAGCGCAAACGGCAGCATGGAGTGGCTGCTGAAGCAGGTTACTGCCTTTGGCCACCTCATCACCAAGGTGATGCTGAAGGGTCAGCTGCCTGCATCTCACTTGCTTTAGGCGAGCTgggcccagggctgcagaggacTGGGGAAAGCTGAAGGTCAAGGAAGGCACAGGCAACCTGCCCTCCAGCACTAACTGCCAAGTTCTGCAAACTCTAACCTATTTTCCATCCTAGGCTGCAGGATCTGAGTGTTTCCAAATGAGAATGAATGGGTGCAGTGAGTGCCCCTACAGGCTTAGTGTCAGGCTCCCGTGTCTG is from Rhea pennata isolate bPtePen1 chromosome 29, bPtePen1.pri, whole genome shotgun sequence and encodes:
- the RAPGEF3 gene encoding rap guanine nucleotide exchange factor 3 isoform X2, with amino-acid sequence MKVRGAGAAAGTGTGAGAGAGTATGAGAAEAARRRPGAPVARRRQGTWRTGLEPMSPGGLGAEGNRLSVLLKKMHLFRSSSYEIRLEGEGGSLPRIQGIRWTPILDSESALDYGHSLTQASSEKIWRAGKLLFSHLMITCPGLIRDHKHHLRHHRQCCSGKELVDWLLSAGLAVQTRSQAIGVCQVLVDGGVLTHVKQEWHFQDKDTQFYRFAELELSPEPGNGLRDAEELLEALTFLAQLGPDALLTMALRKPPTQRTEDELELIFEELLHIKAVAHLSNSVKRELASVMMFESHQRAGTVLFSQGDKGTSWYIIWKGSVNVVTHGKGLVATLHEGDDFGQLALVNDAPRAATIILREDNCHFLRVDKQDFNRILKDVEANTMRLKEHGKVVLILQKNLQGGSSQSAVARSSRYSVMAGTPEKILEHLLEFMRLDATLYDPVDTLLGDFLLTYTVFMPTSQLCRALLHHFRAEPLEGSEQEKATYSLHKRRKILRLVSQWVLLYGRLLQGDRSTMALLQSLADLASQDPRLGGMIQEQAQDRRRPRPLENGDGSVSPQPKARSSVNWFASQEEAILNSSCALRAQDKVPYEIYRPDHSCLITVLPVNASVRDILRSLTPKLGQDGEHILVKVNSAGDKVGLQMDAVGVFTSLGLNERLFAVSMEELCSLIPHPEQLGPSTGSSETLDLISSKDLASHLTDYDWNLFKSIHQVEMIHYIIRPQKFHDVTTANLERVMRRFNELQYWVATELCLCPEVGRRAQLLRKFIKLAAHLKEQKNLNSFFAVMFGVSNTAVSRLAKTWERLPHKIKKLHSALERMLDPSWNHRVYRLAVSKLSPPIIPFVPLLLKDMTFIHEGNRTLAENLINFEKMHMMAKTVRILQRCQGHMHAPISPLRSRSPHRLEDPKAVRISTCSEQSLSVRSPVSTWAYLQHLKAIDSQKELLRLSRDLES
- the RAPGEF3 gene encoding rap guanine nucleotide exchange factor 3 isoform X1; the protein is MKVRGAGAAAGTGTGAGAGAGTATGAGAAEAARRRPGAPVARRRQGTWRTGLEPMSPGGLGAEGNRLSVLLKKMHLFRSSSYEIRLEGEGGSLPRIQGIRWTPILDSESALDYGHSLTQASSEKIWRAGKLLFSHLMITCPGLIRDHKHHLRHHRQCCSGKELVDWLLSAGLAVQTRSQAIGVCQVLVDGGVLTHVKQEWHFQDKDTQFYRFAELELSPEPGNGLRDAEELLEALTFLAQLGPDALLTMALRKPPTQRTEDELELIFEELLHIKAVAHLSNSVKRELASVMMFESHQRAGTVLFSQGDKGTSWYIIWKGSVNVVTHGKGLVATLHEGDDFGQLALVNDAPRAATIILREDNCHFLRVDKQDFNRILKDVEANTMRLKEHGKVVLILQKNLQGGSSQSAVARSSRYSVMAGTPEKILEHLLEFMRLDATLYDPVDTLLGDFLLTYTVFMPTSQLCRALLHHFRAEPLEGSEQEKATYSLHKRRKILRLVSQWVLLYGRLLQGDRSTMALLQSLADLASQDPRLGGMIQEQAQDRRRPRPLENGDGSVSPQPKARSSVNWFASQEEAILNSSCALRAQDKVPYEIYRPDHSCLITVLPVNASVRDILRSLTPKLGQDGEHILVKVNSAGDKVGLQMDAVGVFTSLGLNERLFAVSMEELCSLIPHPEQLGPSTGSSETLDLISSKDLASHLTDYDWNLFKSIHQVEMIHYIIRPQKFHDVTTANLERVMRRFNELQYWVATELCLCPEVGRRAQLLRKFIKLAAHLKEQKNLNSFFAVMFGVSNTAVSRLAKTWERLPHKIKKLHSALERMLDPSWNHRVYRLAVSKLSPPIIPFVPLLLKDMTFIHEGNRTLAENLINFEKMHMMAKTVRILQRCQGHMHAPISPLRSRSPHRLEDPKAVRISTSLCYRLRAIPECAEPCLYMGLSAAPESHRQSEGAAAALTRPGVLTGKEGRRGPGAGMQQHVCWQQGWPCSSIPGSAGRRAALELAESSPHLVTLLTAGARPSATRQHRSPCGL